The Hemicordylus capensis ecotype Gifberg chromosome 6, rHemCap1.1.pri, whole genome shotgun sequence genome window below encodes:
- the ARF1 gene encoding ADP-ribosylation factor 1, producing the protein MGNIFANLFKGLFGKKEMRILMVGLDAAGKTTILYKLKLGEIVTTIPTIGFNVETVEYKNISFTVWDVGGQDKIRPLWRHYFQNTQGLIFVVDSNDRERVNEAREELMRMLAEDELRDAVLLVFANKQDLPNAMNAAEITDKLGLHSLRHRNWYIQATCATSGDGLYEGLDWLSNQLRNQK; encoded by the exons ATGGGAAATATTTTTGCTAACCTCTTCAAAGgtctctttggcaaaaaagaAATGCGTATCCTTATGGTCGGACTGGATGCTGCAGGAAAGACTACTATTTTGTACAAACTTAAACTCGGTGAAATAGTAACTACCATCCCAACTATAG GTTTCAATGTAGAAACAGTAGAATACAAGAACATTAGCTTCACAGTGTGGGATGTAGGTGGCCAGGATAAAATCAGGCCACTCTGGCGCCATTATTTCCAGAATACACAAG GTTTGATCTTTGTGGTTGATAGTAATGACAGAGAGAGAGTCAATGAGGCCCGAGAAGAACTTATGAGAATGTTGGCTGAAGATGAGCTCAGAGACGCTGTCCTCTTAGTGTTTGCTAACAAACAG GACCTTCCGAATGCGATGAATGCAGCAGAAATCACAGACAAACTAGGACTGCATTCTCTTCGCCACAGGAACTGGTATATCCAGGCCACCTGTGCCACTAGTGGAGATGGTCTCTATGAAGGACTGGACTGGTTGTCCAATCAGCTCCGAAACCAGAAATGA